A region of Candidatus Neomarinimicrobiota bacterium DNA encodes the following proteins:
- a CDS encoding DUF885 domain-containing protein, whose product MDKPSLKYAVIGGLGLSFFVFMVLSLAVTHEFKDLKDSFLKSYYKTYPVNATWIGVHEYDGSLTDYSRKALDSRASYLKNISEQIESLDFSRLNQNDHIDYEILLDAIRSEQFELLELKEATWNPLVYMGELGFAFESLIGFEFASASERANTFLSRLNETPNFLFQAEALLDSCPQIHLNTAIRQCDGVMQMLDSGIDLFLEDIESDLAVKIKSASKIALASLTQFKAFLENKLKEPHKDFRLGSDLYEHKLSHILRENLSAKTVLEKAEEFLKITQDDMADLAFPLYTEWFGEEPKIDSHGDKQKMVRRVLDRISEDHVGREEVMEDALGTISELTQFIQDKNLLTLDPNKPLEVRPMPEFQRGVSVANLQAPGPLESNLQTYYNVSPVPEDWDNERVESFLREYNHISVTILSIHEALPGHYVQLYYANRHPSLIRAVFSSGVMIECWAHYTEAMMIEEGLGGGDPRYDLVQKKWRLRGIANAIIDQKIHAGNMTREEAMNLMVAETFQEEAEASAKWVRAQLTSAQLSTYFVGSMLIEELRKDYQQKHGDDFSLKTFHETLLSQGSIPVRYLRQILLD is encoded by the coding sequence ATGGATAAACCTTCATTAAAGTATGCTGTAATTGGTGGTCTAGGTCTTTCTTTTTTTGTATTCATGGTTCTGTCTCTGGCTGTTACTCACGAATTCAAAGATTTGAAAGATTCATTCCTAAAATCGTATTATAAAACATATCCGGTTAATGCAACTTGGATTGGGGTTCACGAATATGATGGCTCGTTAACAGATTACAGCCGCAAGGCGTTGGATTCTAGAGCGTCATACTTAAAAAATATAAGTGAACAAATTGAATCTCTAGATTTTTCACGGTTAAACCAAAATGACCACATTGATTATGAAATCTTGCTTGATGCAATTCGTAGTGAACAATTTGAATTATTGGAATTAAAAGAGGCTACGTGGAATCCATTAGTGTATATGGGCGAGTTAGGGTTTGCATTCGAAAGTTTAATTGGGTTTGAGTTTGCATCAGCTTCTGAACGAGCCAATACATTTCTAAGTAGGCTAAATGAAACGCCTAATTTCTTATTTCAGGCTGAAGCACTTCTTGATTCATGTCCCCAAATTCATCTTAACACTGCCATCCGCCAATGCGATGGTGTGATGCAGATGCTGGATAGCGGAATAGATTTATTTCTAGAGGATATTGAATCTGATCTTGCGGTCAAAATAAAAAGTGCGTCAAAAATAGCTTTGGCATCTCTCACTCAGTTTAAAGCATTCCTTGAAAACAAGCTAAAGGAACCACACAAAGATTTCAGACTCGGCTCTGATCTCTACGAACATAAACTTTCGCACATTTTGCGAGAAAATTTATCAGCAAAGACTGTTTTGGAAAAAGCAGAGGAATTTTTGAAAATAACACAAGATGATATGGCTGATTTAGCATTTCCGCTTTATACCGAATGGTTTGGCGAAGAACCCAAAATTGATTCTCATGGAGATAAACAGAAAATGGTCAGGCGCGTACTGGACCGGATTTCAGAAGATCATGTTGGCAGGGAAGAGGTTATGGAAGATGCGCTCGGTACGATTTCTGAACTGACCCAATTTATTCAAGATAAAAATTTGCTCACACTTGATCCAAACAAACCTCTTGAAGTCCGACCGATGCCGGAGTTTCAGCGTGGTGTTTCGGTGGCGAATTTGCAGGCACCCGGACCGCTGGAATCAAATTTGCAGACCTATTACAATGTTTCGCCAGTTCCGGAAGACTGGGATAACGAACGAGTTGAATCTTTTTTGAGAGAGTATAATCATATTTCGGTTACAATTCTTTCTATCCACGAAGCGTTACCTGGTCATTATGTTCAGCTGTATTATGCCAACCGCCATCCGTCTCTTATTCGAGCCGTGTTTAGTAGTGGTGTTATGATTGAATGTTGGGCGCACTACACCGAAGCGATGATGATTGAGGAAGGGCTAGGTGGCGGCGATCCGCGATATGACTTGGTACAGAAAAAATGGCGATTACGAGGAATAGCAAACGCAATTATTGATCAAAAAATTCATGCGGGAAATATGACACGGGAAGAAGCCATGAATTTAATGGTAGCCGAAACATTTCAGGAAGAAGCCGAAGCATCTGCGAAATGGGTAAGAGCACAACTGACATCGGCACAACTTTCTACTTATTTTGTAGGGAGTATGCTGATTGAGGAATTGCGAAAAGATTATCAGCAAAAGCATGGAGACGATTTCAGCCTAAAAACGTTTCATGAAACATTGTTGTCACAGGGTTCCATTCCGGTGCGGTATCTTAGGCAAATCCTGTTGGACTGA
- a CDS encoding thioredoxin domain-containing protein → MNRLADEQSPYLLQHADNPVDWYPWGEEAFKKAKELDRPIFLSIGYSTCHWCHVMEHESFEDDSVAKLLNDNFISIKVDREERPEVDHVYMAVCQAMTGGGGWPLTIFMTPDKEPFFAGTYIPKDRRGQRPGMYQVVPAIAEAWKNKRNEILTSKDRIIEYIQKNNQPSVGPELQESVLDGAYTYFEKQFDSKDGGFGKSPKFPSPHNLIYLIRYAKTSGNAHALNMAEETLKAMRKGGIFDQIGFGFHRYSTDSQWRVPHFEKMLYDQAMLTMAYLEAFGSTKDPFYEKVVREILTYITRDMTDKDGGFYSAEDADSEGVEGKFYVWRTDEILTLLGVDDAQQFMSLFNMSEKGNFRDEATRKPSDKNILFLQKDMKTLATNYSMEEEELTEFIHYSGSVLFDDREKRIHPLKDDKILTDWNGLMIAAMAKAGTVLGDQDYVNRAKKAMDFILKNIRNDDGTLLKRFRNGKAGLPGHLDDYAFLSWGLIELYEATFETRFLKEAVELSEQMVTDFWDQVNGGFFLGKLGDEELIIRAKTGYDGAIPSGNSVAAMCLLRLGRMTGDSKWLDYSESIFKVFSRSISTTPRGFTQLLSAYLFQTSNPIEFVIVGNLEEKETSIAIEKIRSQYNPNRVLILKNPNDKSLSNLAPWTQTQIQVEGKTTFYVCENFSCKQPTTNINTALGLLDE, encoded by the coding sequence ATGAATAGACTTGCCGATGAACAAAGTCCTTACCTACTCCAACACGCGGATAATCCCGTAGATTGGTATCCGTGGGGCGAAGAAGCATTTAAAAAAGCAAAGGAACTTGACCGCCCTATTTTTCTATCCATTGGCTATTCCACCTGTCACTGGTGTCATGTAATGGAACATGAATCTTTTGAAGATGATAGTGTGGCAAAACTGCTGAACGACAATTTTATTTCTATCAAGGTTGATCGGGAAGAACGCCCCGAAGTTGATCATGTGTACATGGCAGTGTGCCAAGCAATGACTGGCGGCGGCGGATGGCCGTTGACAATTTTTATGACCCCGGATAAAGAACCATTTTTTGCCGGAACGTATATTCCCAAAGATCGCAGAGGTCAACGTCCGGGAATGTATCAAGTAGTTCCTGCCATTGCTGAAGCGTGGAAAAATAAACGAAATGAAATTCTGACATCTAAAGATCGCATTATAGAATACATCCAAAAAAACAATCAACCTTCTGTAGGACCTGAATTACAGGAATCAGTCCTAGATGGCGCTTACACCTATTTTGAAAAACAGTTTGATTCAAAGGACGGTGGGTTTGGAAAATCGCCAAAATTCCCTTCGCCTCACAATTTAATATATCTGATTCGATATGCGAAAACTTCGGGCAATGCGCATGCACTAAATATGGCAGAAGAAACTTTAAAAGCCATGCGAAAAGGAGGCATTTTTGATCAAATAGGTTTCGGATTCCATCGCTACTCAACCGATAGTCAATGGCGTGTTCCTCATTTTGAAAAAATGTTATACGATCAGGCTATGCTTACCATGGCATATCTTGAAGCATTCGGCTCAACAAAGGATCCGTTTTATGAAAAAGTTGTCCGTGAAATTTTGACTTATATCACGCGAGATATGACAGACAAAGACGGCGGGTTTTATTCAGCCGAAGATGCTGATAGTGAAGGCGTAGAAGGGAAATTTTATGTTTGGAGGACCGATGAAATTCTAACCCTTTTGGGTGTGGATGATGCTCAACAATTTATGTCTCTATTTAATATGTCTGAAAAAGGGAATTTTCGAGACGAAGCTACGAGAAAACCATCCGATAAAAACATACTTTTCCTTCAAAAAGATATGAAGACTCTTGCAACCAATTATTCAATGGAAGAAGAAGAGTTAACCGAATTCATTCATTATTCTGGAAGTGTTTTGTTTGATGATCGTGAGAAACGTATCCATCCGTTAAAAGATGATAAAATTTTAACGGATTGGAACGGACTCATGATTGCGGCAATGGCAAAAGCAGGAACGGTTCTCGGTGATCAGGATTATGTAAATCGCGCAAAAAAAGCAATGGACTTTATCCTTAAGAACATACGGAATGATGACGGAACTTTATTAAAACGATTTCGAAATGGGAAAGCCGGTTTGCCCGGACATCTTGATGATTATGCATTTTTATCGTGGGGATTAATTGAATTATATGAAGCCACTTTTGAAACTCGATTTTTAAAAGAAGCTGTAGAATTATCTGAGCAAATGGTGACTGATTTTTGGGACCAAGTAAACGGTGGGTTTTTCCTTGGAAAATTGGGTGATGAAGAATTGATTATCCGAGCAAAAACCGGTTATGATGGTGCTATTCCTTCTGGAAACTCTGTGGCTGCAATGTGTTTATTAAGACTTGGCCGAATGACCGGCGATTCTAAATGGCTCGATTATTCAGAATCCATCTTTAAAGTTTTTTCTAGATCAATATCTACTACTCCACGTGGATTCACTCAACTGCTATCAGCGTATCTTTTCCAAACGAGCAACCCAATTGAATTTGTCATCGTAGGTAATCTGGAAGAAAAAGAAACCAGTATTGCGATCGAAAAAATCCGGAGTCAATATAATCCAAACCGGGTATTGATTCTAAAAAACCCGAATGATAAATCATTATCGAATCTTGCACCTTGGACCCAAACCCAAATTCAAGTAGAAGGAAAAACTACATTCTATGTTTGCGAAAATTTTTCCTGCAAACAACCCACAACTAATATCAATACAGCATTGGGGTTGTTGGATGAATAA
- a CDS encoding dicarboxylate/amino acid:cation symporter: MKLKLHWQIIIGLLLGLAYGIIAAVQGWGSFTNDWIAPFGTIFLNLLKLIAVPLVLFSLITGVASLSDLKKLSRIGGKTIGIYVITTAIAVTIGLVSVNLLKPGDSVPIEIKEKLEQRYQSAASTKAGAAEAVKNRGPLQPLVDMVPNNFFNSASSNRNMLQIVFFAIFLGIGLIQVPKDVSKPVLVVFEGMNDVIIKLVDVIMLMAPIGVFALIASTIQSVAGDNISNVIDLLGSLGYYMLAVIAGLLIHMVVTYTSILKFFTPMKLKDFYKGIAPAQLLAFSTSSSGATLPVTMERCEDELGVSEEVSSFVLPLGATINMDGTALYQAVAAVFIAQTLGMELGLGAQITIVLTAVLASIGTAAVPGAGIIMLVIILEAIHVPSEGIALILGVDRILDMLRTTTNVTGDASVAVMVAATEGQLRSQSSSI, translated from the coding sequence ATGAAGTTGAAACTCCACTGGCAAATCATCATCGGTCTTCTCTTAGGATTGGCGTATGGTATTATTGCAGCAGTTCAAGGATGGGGATCCTTTACAAATGACTGGATAGCGCCCTTCGGCACAATCTTTCTTAATCTATTGAAACTGATTGCGGTTCCTCTGGTACTATTTTCTTTGATAACAGGCGTGGCTTCACTTTCTGATTTAAAAAAATTATCTCGTATCGGCGGAAAAACGATTGGAATTTATGTTATCACTACGGCCATTGCAGTCACGATTGGGCTTGTATCAGTGAACCTTCTTAAGCCCGGTGATTCAGTTCCTATAGAGATAAAGGAAAAGCTTGAGCAAAGATACCAATCTGCAGCATCCACAAAAGCAGGAGCCGCAGAAGCGGTTAAGAATCGAGGACCGCTTCAGCCTTTAGTCGATATGGTTCCGAATAATTTCTTTAATTCAGCATCTAGTAACCGAAATATGCTTCAAATTGTTTTCTTTGCAATTTTTCTCGGAATTGGTCTCATTCAGGTTCCAAAAGATGTATCCAAACCAGTTTTGGTTGTTTTTGAGGGAATGAATGATGTAATTATCAAACTCGTGGATGTCATTATGTTGATGGCGCCCATAGGCGTTTTTGCCCTGATTGCTAGCACCATCCAATCCGTTGCCGGGGACAATATCTCAAATGTCATTGATTTATTAGGATCACTTGGGTATTACATGCTGGCAGTAATTGCAGGACTTTTGATTCACATGGTTGTTACTTATACTTCCATTTTAAAATTTTTCACGCCTATGAAATTGAAAGATTTTTATAAAGGTATTGCTCCAGCTCAGTTATTGGCGTTTTCCACAAGTTCTAGTGGCGCAACATTGCCGGTTACGATGGAACGATGCGAAGATGAATTGGGAGTTTCCGAAGAAGTATCTTCCTTTGTTCTGCCACTTGGCGCCACCATTAATATGGATGGAACGGCACTGTATCAGGCGGTTGCGGCAGTCTTTATCGCCCAAACACTTGGAATGGAACTTGGATTAGGTGCGCAAATCACCATTGTCCTTACTGCTGTACTTGCGTCTATTGGAACTGCTGCAGTTCCGGGTGCAGGAATTATAATGCTTGTTATCATTTTAGAAGCGATTCATGTCCCCAGTGAGGGCATTGCCTTGATACTTGGCGTCGATAGAATTTTGGATATGCTTCGGACAACCACAAATGTTACTGGCGATGCCAGCGTTGCTGTTATGGTCGCCGCAACTGAGGGACAGCTACGTTCCCAATCCAGCTCAATCTAA
- a CDS encoding hydroxymethylglutaryl-CoA reductase, with protein MTIKKQKNNITIPIGFTSADTKKRLDWIKDKSGLDFKDDIQNSPEDLKGIIENHIGFMKIPMAIAGPLLISGNHAKGEFYVPLCTLEGTLAISMNRGMAAARRSGGFTVKHIKQELSRAPVFIFQDIDASTKFMKWVDSHFSAIKKIAESTSNHGKLIRIDQYPIQNYVVLDMVLDTGNAAGQNMVTLAAKAACDFIKEKTGHSFILESGFNSDKKASARNMILGRGHSVIAETTIPNSILRRILGIKISDVEKFQLLGPTITTLAGTQGCHLHISNALTALYLATGQDTACVAENSIGHFQTEPVDHGMKFRLTLPSVTIGTVGGGTRLLPQNQNLQLLNCHEGKHTSKKLAEIICASSLALEISLMSAIVSDTFTKAHMKYGR; from the coding sequence ATGACAATAAAAAAACAAAAAAATAATATCACGATCCCAATTGGGTTTACTAGCGCTGACACAAAAAAGCGACTGGATTGGATCAAGGACAAATCGGGGTTGGATTTTAAAGATGATATCCAAAATAGTCCTGAAGATCTAAAAGGAATCATTGAAAATCATATTGGTTTTATGAAAATACCAATGGCAATTGCCGGTCCATTGCTTATTTCAGGCAACCATGCTAAAGGTGAATTTTATGTTCCGCTTTGTACTTTAGAAGGGACCCTAGCCATTTCCATGAACCGTGGAATGGCAGCCGCAAGGCGAAGCGGCGGTTTCACCGTAAAACATATCAAACAAGAATTATCACGCGCGCCAGTATTTATATTTCAAGATATTGATGCGTCAACCAAATTTATGAAATGGGTTGATTCCCATTTTTCAGCGATTAAGAAGATTGCAGAATCGACATCCAATCATGGAAAGCTGATTCGGATTGATCAATACCCAATTCAAAATTATGTTGTACTTGATATGGTGCTTGACACCGGGAATGCAGCTGGGCAAAATATGGTGACCCTTGCCGCAAAAGCTGCTTGCGATTTCATCAAAGAAAAAACAGGACACTCTTTTATCCTGGAGTCCGGATTTAACAGTGATAAAAAAGCATCTGCACGAAATATGATTTTGGGACGAGGGCATAGCGTTATAGCTGAAACAACAATACCTAACTCAATTTTGCGTAGAATTCTGGGAATTAAAATTTCTGATGTAGAAAAATTCCAATTACTTGGTCCGACCATAACCACATTGGCTGGAACACAAGGATGCCATTTACATATTTCCAACGCACTAACCGCTCTATATCTTGCAACTGGTCAGGATACTGCATGTGTTGCAGAAAATTCGATTGGTCATTTTCAAACAGAACCTGTCGATCATGGAATGAAATTCAGATTAACACTTCCCTCTGTCACAATTGGAACAGTCGGTGGTGGCACAAGACTTCTCCCCCAAAATCAAAACCTTCAACTTCTCAATTGCCATGAAGGGAAACATACTTCAAAAAAACTCGCAGAAATTATTTGCGCTTCAAGTCTTGCGCTCGAGATTTCGCTAATGTCTGCCATCGTTTCTGATACATTTACCAAAGCGCATATGAAATATGGACGATAA
- a CDS encoding 1-acyl-sn-glycerol-3-phosphate acyltransferase translates to MLNIPVLDNPKYAYLVHKQPIFFRLWKNLFYIYCRFVFSWYVPVTIFGREKIPNASAIFCSNHNSHMDVALVSTAAGKSFNHFGMLAAKDYWFDNSFKRILINLVMNLIPIARRSTKNKDTFPFSDTITISKAFMELGKRNLVIFPEGSRGKPNEIKPFRKGAARFSTELNAPIVPVFIHGSGNSWPKGNLFMKPTRIQINILDPMYPSEFDHHSDPVTAFTNELESRIKNAGHTIHG, encoded by the coding sequence ATGTTAAATATTCCCGTCCTTGACAATCCCAAGTATGCCTACCTCGTACACAAACAACCCATTTTTTTTCGATTATGGAAAAACTTATTTTATATCTACTGTAGATTTGTTTTTTCTTGGTACGTCCCAGTTACAATTTTTGGACGGGAAAAAATTCCAAATGCTTCCGCTATTTTTTGCAGTAACCACAACAGTCATATGGATGTTGCGTTGGTTAGCACAGCAGCCGGGAAAAGCTTTAACCATTTTGGAATGCTCGCAGCAAAAGATTATTGGTTCGATAACTCATTCAAACGAATTCTAATAAATTTAGTCATGAATTTGATTCCTATCGCTAGAAGATCTACAAAAAATAAAGATACTTTCCCCTTTTCAGATACAATCACCATTAGCAAAGCATTTATGGAATTAGGGAAACGGAATTTGGTCATTTTTCCTGAAGGATCACGTGGTAAACCAAATGAGATCAAACCATTCCGCAAAGGCGCAGCCCGTTTTTCCACTGAATTGAATGCACCCATTGTGCCTGTATTTATTCATGGTTCTGGGAATTCTTGGCCCAAAGGAAATTTATTTATGAAACCAACTCGAATCCAAATCAACATTCTAGATCCAATGTATCCAAGTGAATTCGATCATCATTCTGATCCCGTCACTGCTTTCACCAATGAACTTGAATCCAGAATTAAAAATGCAGGACACACCATTCATGGCTGA
- a CDS encoding FAD-binding oxidoreductase: MADNKFFAINNETWGHKWGYRDTKFVLNDDMTVSMTGSRYELCGARMPDFIPYIEEVLGIIINPEETLPEVEEKPVNSSHINEEFFEKIKQTFPEDRYSIKDKDRLLHSHGQTTSEEVYKILYNKIDRTADMVFYLESEEETKQLIQFAIEFNVCLIPFGGGTSVSSALKIPEAESRMVVAVDLRRMDEVEWINEKDRRICVQAGITGTELENRLAEKGFCVGHEPDSVELSTLGGWIATNASGMKKNKYGNIEDIVENVTMITPNGVIEQVSPLSRASIGFKPQNILFGSEGNLGIITKAILKIHKLPEVKKYNSAVFNDWDAGVEFLYELSKTNFIPSSVRLVDNIQFRFGQALKPKAEGIHKLIDSIKKFVLLNLKGFDGEKLCAVTFVMEGTSGEVSYQEKNTLSLAKRHGGMVGGPGNGKRGYMLTYAIAYVRDFLTKFHVIGETMETSVPWSKIPDVCKAATQTLYDLHAKHNIPGKPYISYRIPQIYHTGVCIYFMLGMSIKGIPNAEDVFCEIEHAIRKAIMDHGGSISHHHGVGKLRKDFMSDTLSDSSMKLIKDMKNSHDPANVFGIRNGIFAE, translated from the coding sequence ATGGCTGACAATAAATTTTTCGCAATTAATAATGAAACTTGGGGACATAAATGGGGCTATAGAGATACCAAGTTTGTCCTTAATGATGATATGACCGTTTCAATGACCGGCAGCCGATATGAACTCTGTGGCGCACGCATGCCTGATTTTATTCCGTATATCGAGGAAGTACTTGGAATAATAATCAATCCTGAAGAAACATTACCTGAAGTAGAAGAAAAACCGGTGAATTCATCTCATATTAATGAAGAATTTTTCGAAAAAATCAAGCAGACTTTCCCAGAGGATCGGTATTCAATAAAAGATAAAGACCGATTGCTGCACAGCCATGGTCAAACAACTTCAGAAGAAGTTTATAAAATTTTATACAATAAAATTGATCGAACAGCGGACATGGTTTTTTATCTCGAATCAGAGGAAGAGACCAAGCAACTGATTCAATTTGCAATCGAGTTTAATGTTTGTCTCATCCCGTTCGGAGGCGGTACTAGCGTAAGTAGCGCTTTAAAAATTCCGGAAGCTGAAAGCCGGATGGTTGTTGCTGTTGATCTTCGTCGAATGGATGAGGTAGAATGGATTAATGAAAAAGATAGAAGAATTTGCGTTCAAGCCGGCATTACAGGAACTGAATTGGAAAACAGGTTAGCTGAAAAAGGTTTTTGCGTAGGCCACGAACCGGACAGTGTTGAATTGTCCACACTCGGTGGATGGATCGCCACCAATGCAAGCGGAATGAAAAAGAATAAATATGGCAATATTGAAGATATCGTTGAAAATGTAACTATGATTACACCAAACGGTGTTATTGAACAAGTATCACCTCTCTCCCGCGCATCCATCGGCTTCAAACCTCAAAATATATTATTTGGGTCTGAAGGAAATCTTGGTATTATTACCAAGGCTATCTTAAAAATTCACAAATTACCCGAAGTAAAAAAATACAATTCCGCTGTGTTTAATGATTGGGATGCAGGAGTCGAATTTCTATACGAATTATCAAAAACCAACTTTATTCCCTCAAGTGTTCGTTTGGTTGATAATATACAATTCAGATTTGGACAAGCTTTAAAACCGAAAGCGGAAGGCATTCATAAATTGATAGATTCAATTAAAAAATTCGTACTATTAAATTTAAAAGGATTTGATGGTGAAAAACTTTGCGCTGTTACCTTTGTTATGGAAGGCACTTCCGGGGAAGTATCGTATCAGGAAAAAAATACCTTATCTTTAGCCAAAAGGCATGGCGGAATGGTTGGTGGTCCCGGAAATGGGAAACGGGGATATATGTTAACCTATGCCATTGCATATGTACGAGATTTTCTTACAAAATTTCACGTGATTGGTGAAACGATGGAAACATCGGTTCCGTGGAGTAAAATCCCTGATGTATGTAAAGCAGCAACTCAAACATTATATGACCTTCATGCAAAACATAATATCCCGGGCAAACCCTACATTTCCTACCGCATTCCTCAAATTTATCATACAGGAGTGTGTATATACTTTATGTTGGGAATGAGCATCAAAGGTATTCCAAACGCTGAAGATGTATTTTGTGAAATTGAGCATGCCATTCGAAAAGCAATTATGGATCACGGCGGTTCAATTTCTCATCATCATGGCGTTGGTAAACTTCGAAAGGATTTCATGAGTGATACCCTTTCTGATTCCAGTATGAAACTTATCAAAGATATGAAAAATTCTCATGATCCTGCTAATGTGTTTGGAATCCGAAACGGAATTTTTGCTGAATAA
- a CDS encoding SDR family oxidoreductase, whose translation MNRGCPINLSGKTIVVTGASSGIGESLSKKLASAGAKVVLASRNEIKLNQIYVDITQDGGTAFVIQTDITKSEDCSTLIESTVETFGSLDMIILNAGISMWAPFEKIKDVSFFKKIMDVNYTGCVNCIHSALPELKKSHGKIVAITTAQAIVGFPHHTGYAASKHALQGFLESLEMELDGQVHFANAFLGWIKGTNLRENAFGSDGIQLGEARHSHNHNAVGLEICTKQIIEAIQTDKKSIYIPGKLRFIPFLKLFFRKWLLNNITKKVGDHGS comes from the coding sequence ATAAACAGAGGCTGTCCCATCAATCTTTCCGGTAAAACAATTGTAGTAACAGGTGCATCATCCGGCATCGGAGAATCTCTTTCAAAAAAGTTAGCATCGGCGGGTGCAAAAGTTGTTCTAGCCTCACGTAATGAGATAAAACTTAATCAAATTTATGTTGATATTACTCAGGATGGAGGAACTGCTTTTGTCATCCAAACAGATATCACAAAAAGCGAGGATTGTTCGACATTAATTGAATCTACTGTAGAAACTTTTGGCTCATTAGATATGATCATTCTCAATGCCGGAATCAGTATGTGGGCGCCTTTTGAAAAAATTAAAGATGTATCCTTTTTTAAAAAAATTATGGATGTCAATTATACAGGTTGTGTGAATTGTATTCATTCTGCATTGCCGGAATTAAAAAAATCACATGGAAAAATTGTAGCTATTACTACCGCTCAGGCTATTGTCGGGTTTCCACATCATACAGGATATGCAGCATCTAAACATGCCTTACAGGGGTTTTTGGAGTCATTAGAAATGGAACTTGATGGTCAAGTACATTTCGCGAATGCCTTTCTTGGATGGATCAAAGGAACAAATTTGCGAGAGAATGCTTTTGGATCGGATGGAATACAATTGGGAGAAGCACGACACAGTCATAATCATAACGCTGTTGGACTGGAAATCTGTACCAAGCAAATTATTGAGGCAATCCAAACAGATAAGAAATCAATATATATACCCGGAAAATTAAGATTTATTCCATTCCTAAAATTATTTTTCAGAAAATGGCTTTTGAATAATATAACAAAAAAGGTTGGGGATCACGGTTCCTGA
- the hflX gene encoding GTPase HflX, with product MVGVVHGKVSRQDVGEHLDELNLLAETAGANVSGRIIQNLNRINPKYFLGKGKAEQVISQAKELKVNLIIFDEDLTPAQVKNYMDLTDDIKIIDRSALILDIFKQHAQSRESKTQVEMAYYQYLLPRLTHQWTHLERQMGGIGTRAGMGETQIEVDRRIIRTKIAKLKKDLERIEKERSTQAHKRRTEFRTALVGYTNAGKSTLFKCMTGSDVFIQDQLFATLDTTIRRIQLGDTHTCLISDTVGFIRKLPHHLVASFRSTLKEVLEADLLIIVLDISSPFLKDHLKTIDEVLKDLDAEKIPRLIVLNKADLVQDVEQISSSINSFPDSIAVSALESLRIDQLKNKILEIMEQNFQTIEVEVSYKNGKIVSESQEGVVVLNREYLETGVKLTIRGSRRRIEQIQSSLPT from the coding sequence TTGGTTGGTGTTGTTCATGGAAAAGTTTCCAGACAAGATGTTGGTGAACATTTGGATGAATTAAATCTTCTCGCAGAAACAGCCGGTGCAAATGTATCCGGTAGAATTATTCAAAACTTAAACCGAATAAATCCAAAATATTTCTTAGGAAAAGGAAAGGCTGAGCAAGTTATAAGCCAAGCGAAGGAATTAAAAGTAAATCTAATTATTTTTGATGAAGACCTTACACCGGCACAGGTCAAGAATTATATGGATCTTACTGATGATATAAAAATAATTGATCGCAGTGCTCTGATTTTAGATATTTTTAAACAACATGCTCAATCGAGGGAATCCAAAACCCAAGTGGAAATGGCATATTATCAATATCTATTGCCTCGCCTTACCCACCAATGGACACACCTTGAACGCCAAATGGGCGGAATTGGGACCCGTGCCGGAATGGGGGAAACCCAAATTGAAGTTGACCGACGAATCATCAGAACCAAAATTGCAAAATTAAAAAAGGATTTAGAGCGGATTGAAAAGGAACGAAGTACACAGGCGCATAAACGACGAACGGAATTTCGTACAGCACTTGTTGGATATACCAACGCTGGCAAATCTACTTTATTCAAATGTATGACCGGATCCGACGTTTTTATTCAAGATCAACTTTTTGCAACACTTGATACTACGATCCGACGAATCCAACTTGGTGACACACATACATGTTTGATAAGCGATACTGTGGGGTTTATCCGCAAACTCCCTCACCATCTTGTTGCATCTTTTCGAAGCACTTTAAAGGAAGTGCTCGAAGCTGATTTGCTCATAATTGTATTAGATATTAGTTCTCCGTTTTTGAAAGATCATTTGAAGACCATCGATGAGGTGCTAAAGGATTTAGATGCCGAGAAAATTCCTCGGTTAATTGTATTAAATAAAGCAGACTTGGTTCAAGATGTAGAACAAATAAGTTCCTCAATTAATTCATTTCCGGACAGCATTGCTGTTAGCGCGCTTGAATCTCTAAGGATTGACCAGTTGAAAAATAAGATTCTTGAAATTATGGAGCAGAATTTTCAAACAATAGAAGTAGAAGTATCTTACAAAAACGGGAAAATTGTGTCAGAATCGCAAGAGGGAGTTGTCGTATTAAATAGGGAGTACCTGGAAACGGGAGTGAAATTAACAATTCGAGGAAGCCGAAGAAGAATTGAACAAATTCAATCTTCACTTCCTACTTAG